The Thermus filiformis genome contains a region encoding:
- the trpC gene encoding indole-3-glycerol phosphate synthase TrpC: protein MVPDLSRVEGVLGQIARRRLEEVQPYSLPPFPNPPSFREALRGEGLSLIAEIKRKSPSQGEIAPLDARLAAWAYRRGGARAISVLTEPHAFGGRLEDLVAAREAGLPLLRKDFVVHPFMLEEARAYGASAVLLIVAVLGELTGAYLERAQVLGLDALVEVHTERELEVALEAGAGIIGVNNRDLHTLAVDLSTAPALGRRAREKGFSGLLVAESGYRTRAELEPLKGLFDAVLVGTSLSGSRDLEEAVRALC, encoded by the coding sequence ATGGTGCCGGACCTGAGCCGGGTGGAGGGGGTTCTGGGCCAGATCGCCAGGCGGCGTCTGGAAGAGGTCCAGCCCTACTCCCTGCCCCCCTTTCCCAACCCTCCCTCCTTCCGGGAGGCCCTTAGGGGAGAGGGGCTTTCCCTGATTGCGGAGATCAAGCGCAAAAGCCCCTCCCAGGGGGAGATCGCCCCCCTGGATGCCCGCTTGGCCGCCTGGGCCTACCGGCGGGGCGGGGCGCGGGCCATCAGCGTCCTCACCGAGCCCCATGCCTTCGGGGGGAGGCTCGAGGACCTGGTGGCGGCGCGCGAGGCGGGGCTTCCCCTTTTGCGCAAGGACTTCGTCGTCCACCCCTTCATGCTGGAGGAGGCCCGCGCCTATGGGGCGAGCGCCGTCCTCCTCATCGTGGCGGTTTTGGGGGAACTCACCGGGGCCTACCTGGAAAGGGCCCAGGTCCTGGGCCTGGACGCCCTGGTGGAGGTGCACACGGAGCGGGAGCTGGAGGTGGCCCTCGAGGCGGGGGCCGGGATCATCGGGGTCAACAACCGGGACCTGCATACCCTGGCCGTGGACCTCTCCACCGCCCCCGCCCTGGGGCGCCGGGCGCGGGAGAAGGGGTTCTCGGGGCTTCTGGTGGCGGAGTCGGGGTACCGGACGCGGGCGGAGCTCGAGCCCCTGAAGGGGCTTTTTGACGCGGTCCTGGTGGGGACCTCCCTCTCGGGAAGCCGGGACCTGGAGGAGGCAGTGCGGGCGCTATGCTAG
- a CDS encoding valine--tRNA ligase: MDLPKAYDPHKVEPKWAKRWAERPFVANPKSGKPPFVIFMPPPNVTGSLHMGHALDNSLQDALIRYKRMRGYEAVWLPGTDHAGIATQVVVERLLLKEGKTRHDLGREAFLERVWQWKEESGGRILEQLKRLGASADWSREAFTMDEKRSRAVRYAFVRYYHEGLAYRAPRLVNWCPRCETTLSDLEVETEPTPGFLYHIAYEVEGGERIVIATVRPETIFADQAIAVHPEDERYRHLLGRKARIPLTDLWVPILADPRVEREFGTGALKITPAHDPLDYEIGQEHGLEAVSVIDLKGRMTTDRVPEALRGLDRFEARKKAVELLKAAGHLLKEEPYTIALATCSRCGTPIEYAIFPQWWLRMRPLAQEVLKGLRRDEIRFVPERWKKVNIDWLENVKDWNISRQLWWGHQIPAWYCEDCQAVNVPPLERYLEDPQACQACGSPNLRRDEDVFDTWFSSALWPLSTLGWPEETEDLKAFYPGDVLVTGYDILFLWVSRMEVSGYHFLGERPFKTVLLHGLILDEKGQKMSKSKGNVIDPLDLIEKYGADALRFALVYLATGGQDIRLDLRWLEMGRNFANKLYNAARFVLLSREGFTPKKDAPTLADRWMESRLARGIQRITADYEELDLAQAARDVYGLIWSEFCDWYIEAAKPALKEGNAHTLRTLERVLGELLKLLHPLMPFLTSELYQALTGKEELALEAWPTPKTPDPDAEAAFQVVMDAVTGVRALRAELGLPPTQALEVYVEGPGAEVVLKEKALLEALSRATPRPGRPEKALAQVFPNVTVHLVLEGLLDVSEWRKRQEKRLKELEALAEKARKKLESPAFREKAPPEVVRMEEERLRENLVQMERIRENLSRI, encoded by the coding sequence ATGGATCTACCCAAGGCGTATGACCCGCACAAGGTGGAGCCCAAGTGGGCGAAACGGTGGGCCGAAAGGCCCTTTGTGGCCAACCCCAAAAGCGGCAAACCCCCCTTCGTCATCTTCATGCCGCCCCCCAACGTGACCGGAAGCCTGCACATGGGCCACGCCCTGGACAACAGCCTCCAGGACGCCCTCATCCGCTACAAGCGCATGCGGGGGTACGAGGCGGTCTGGCTCCCGGGGACGGACCACGCGGGCATCGCCACCCAGGTGGTGGTGGAAAGGCTCCTCCTGAAGGAGGGCAAAACCCGGCACGACCTGGGCCGGGAAGCCTTCTTGGAGCGGGTCTGGCAGTGGAAGGAGGAGTCCGGGGGGAGGATCCTGGAACAGCTCAAGCGGCTGGGGGCGAGCGCCGACTGGAGCCGGGAGGCCTTCACCATGGACGAGAAGCGCTCCCGGGCGGTGCGCTACGCCTTCGTCCGCTACTACCACGAGGGCCTGGCCTACCGCGCCCCCCGGCTCGTGAACTGGTGCCCCCGGTGTGAGACCACCCTCTCGGACCTCGAGGTGGAGACCGAGCCCACCCCCGGCTTCCTCTACCACATCGCCTACGAGGTGGAAGGAGGGGAAAGGATCGTCATCGCCACCGTCCGGCCCGAGACCATCTTCGCCGACCAGGCCATCGCCGTCCACCCCGAGGACGAACGGTACCGGCACCTCCTGGGCCGGAAGGCCCGCATCCCCCTCACCGACCTCTGGGTTCCCATCCTGGCCGACCCCCGGGTGGAGCGGGAGTTCGGGACTGGGGCCCTCAAGATCACCCCCGCCCACGACCCCCTGGACTACGAGATCGGCCAGGAGCACGGCCTCGAGGCGGTCTCGGTGATAGACCTGAAGGGCCGGATGACCACGGACCGGGTGCCCGAGGCCTTAAGGGGCCTGGACCGGTTTGAGGCCCGGAAGAAGGCGGTGGAGCTCCTAAAGGCGGCGGGCCACCTCCTGAAGGAGGAGCCCTACACCATCGCCCTCGCCACCTGCTCCCGCTGCGGCACCCCCATTGAGTACGCCATCTTCCCCCAGTGGTGGCTCCGGATGCGGCCCCTGGCACAGGAGGTCCTAAAGGGGCTTCGGCGGGACGAGATCCGGTTCGTCCCTGAGCGCTGGAAGAAGGTCAACATAGACTGGCTGGAGAACGTCAAGGACTGGAACATCTCCCGCCAGCTCTGGTGGGGGCACCAGATCCCCGCCTGGTACTGCGAGGACTGCCAGGCGGTGAACGTCCCGCCCCTGGAGCGCTACCTGGAGGACCCCCAGGCCTGCCAGGCCTGCGGGAGCCCCAACCTGAGGCGGGACGAGGACGTGTTTGACACCTGGTTCTCCTCGGCCCTCTGGCCCCTTTCCACCCTGGGCTGGCCCGAGGAAACGGAGGACCTAAAGGCCTTCTACCCGGGGGACGTGCTGGTCACCGGGTACGACATCCTCTTCCTCTGGGTGAGCCGGATGGAGGTCTCCGGGTACCACTTCCTAGGCGAAAGGCCCTTCAAGACCGTCCTCCTCCACGGCCTGATCCTGGACGAGAAGGGCCAGAAGATGTCCAAGTCCAAGGGGAACGTAATAGACCCCCTGGACCTCATAGAGAAGTACGGGGCGGACGCCCTCCGCTTTGCCCTCGTCTACCTGGCCACCGGGGGGCAGGACATCCGGCTGGACCTCCGCTGGCTGGAGATGGGCCGGAACTTCGCCAACAAGCTGTACAACGCCGCCCGCTTCGTCCTCCTCTCCCGGGAGGGCTTCACGCCCAAGAAGGACGCCCCCACCCTGGCCGACCGCTGGATGGAAAGCCGCCTCGCCCGGGGAATCCAAAGGATCACGGCGGACTACGAGGAGCTGGACCTGGCCCAGGCGGCCCGGGACGTCTACGGGCTCATCTGGAGCGAGTTCTGCGACTGGTACATAGAGGCGGCCAAGCCCGCCCTCAAGGAGGGGAACGCCCACACCCTGCGCACCCTGGAGCGGGTCTTGGGGGAGCTCCTCAAGCTCCTCCACCCCCTGATGCCCTTCCTCACCAGCGAGCTCTACCAGGCCCTCACCGGGAAGGAGGAGCTGGCCCTCGAGGCCTGGCCCACCCCCAAAACGCCGGATCCGGATGCGGAGGCGGCCTTCCAGGTGGTCATGGACGCCGTCACCGGGGTGCGGGCCCTAAGGGCCGAGCTCGGCCTCCCCCCCACCCAGGCCCTGGAGGTGTACGTGGAGGGGCCGGGGGCCGAGGTGGTGCTGAAGGAAAAGGCCCTCCTGGAGGCCCTGTCCCGGGCTACCCCCCGGCCGGGCCGGCCGGAGAAGGCCCTGGCCCAGGTCTTCCCGAACGTCACGGTTCACCTGGTCCTGGAGGGGCTTCTGGACGTCTCCGAGTGGCGGAAGCGGCAAGAGAAGCGGCTAAAGGAGCTCGAGGCCCTGGCCGAGAAGGCCCGGAAGAAGCTGGAAAGCCCCGCCTTCCGGGAAAAGGCCCCCCCGGAGGTGGTGCGGATGGAAGAGGAGCGGCTCCGGGAGAACCTGGTCCAGATGGAAAGGATCCGGGAGAACCTGAGCCGGATCTAA
- a CDS encoding TldD/PmbA family protein produces MTPEEAKAFVLQEAKKRGIKAELLFQEQRERSYRAFQGRLEEAKEARQRGLGLRVEVEGKVGYAYTEELSPEALAWALEEAQENALLSGKEGFLPPGAPLGRHDLLGEGLSAPPEAKREAALALEAALREDPRVRVAQGGYQEVEAQVALASTEGAEGAYRFGVAVLLASVVMAEGASVKQAWEAEFSREFHALEPGRTALDLRQKTARLLGARPLKTGRYRAYLEPEAFISLLMVLAPMFSAKEVLDGKSPLMGRLGQRIASPLVNLVDDPTLEKGLMSRPFDAEGTPSRRTPLVEEGVLVRYLHNSETARRLGQENTGHAFRTYKGSLGVLPTNLYLAPGSGVSPRTGVLVTEFMGVHAGANPVTGEFSLQALGLLLEDGEAHPVENFAVSGNLLELLERIEGVGQDLTWRLVGPFALGSPTVEVAELSFAGA; encoded by the coding sequence ATGACACCGGAAGAAGCCAAGGCCTTCGTGCTCCAGGAGGCGAAGAAGCGGGGGATCAAGGCGGAGCTCCTCTTCCAGGAGCAGCGGGAGCGGTCCTACCGGGCCTTCCAGGGCCGGCTCGAGGAGGCCAAGGAGGCCCGGCAGCGGGGCCTGGGCCTGCGGGTGGAGGTGGAGGGGAAGGTGGGCTACGCCTACACGGAGGAGCTCTCCCCCGAGGCCCTGGCCTGGGCCCTGGAGGAGGCGCAAGAGAACGCCCTCCTCTCGGGCAAGGAGGGCTTCCTCCCCCCGGGCGCCCCCCTGGGGCGGCACGACCTCCTGGGGGAGGGGCTTTCCGCCCCCCCGGAGGCCAAACGGGAGGCGGCCTTGGCCCTGGAAGCCGCCCTCCGGGAGGACCCCCGGGTCCGGGTGGCCCAGGGGGGGTACCAGGAGGTGGAGGCCCAGGTGGCCCTGGCCAGCACCGAGGGGGCGGAGGGGGCCTACCGCTTTGGGGTGGCGGTCCTCTTGGCCAGCGTGGTGATGGCGGAGGGGGCGAGCGTGAAGCAGGCCTGGGAGGCGGAGTTCAGCCGGGAGTTCCACGCCCTGGAGCCTGGAAGGACGGCTTTGGACCTGCGCCAGAAGACGGCCCGCCTCCTGGGGGCCCGGCCCCTGAAGACCGGGAGGTACCGGGCCTACCTCGAGCCCGAGGCCTTCATCAGCCTCCTCATGGTCCTCGCCCCCATGTTCTCGGCCAAGGAGGTCCTGGACGGGAAGAGCCCGCTTATGGGCCGGCTGGGGCAAAGGATCGCCAGCCCCCTGGTGAACCTGGTGGACGACCCCACCCTGGAAAAGGGCCTGATGAGCCGGCCCTTTGACGCGGAGGGCACCCCCTCCCGGAGGACCCCCCTGGTGGAGGAAGGTGTGCTCGTCCGCTACCTGCACAACTCCGAGACCGCCCGCCGCCTGGGCCAGGAGAACACCGGCCACGCCTTCCGCACCTACAAGGGGAGCCTGGGCGTCCTGCCCACCAACCTCTACCTGGCCCCGGGAAGCGGGGTAAGCCCAAGGACGGGGGTCCTGGTCACCGAGTTCATGGGGGTGCACGCGGGGGCCAACCCGGTGACGGGGGAGTTCTCCCTCCAGGCCCTGGGCCTCCTCCTGGAGGACGGGGAGGCCCATCCGGTGGAGAACTTCGCCGTCTCGGGCAACCTGCTGGAGCTTTTGGAGAGGATAGAGGGGGTGGGGCAGGACCTCACCTGGCGGCTCGTGGGCCCCTTCGCCCTGGGAAGCCCCACGGTGGAGGTGGCCGAGCTCTCCTTCGCGGGAGCATGA
- a CDS encoding 2-hydroxyacid dehydrogenase codes for MRVFVTRELPGNHLDRLREKGVQVEVWPGWTLPREVLLERVEGVVGLIPTVEDRIDAQVMDRAGPGLRVIASYSVGVDHIDLEAARARGIRVTNTPGVLAAATADLTLALLLAVARRVVEGVEYARAGLWTAWHPKLLLGLELEGLTLGIVGMGEIGRRVAQRAEGFGMRVVYTSRTPKPLPYPFLDLETLLFTADVVSLHLPLTPETHRLLDRRRLFSMKEGAILLNTARGGLLDTEALVEALQSHLLGAGLDVTDPEPLPKDHPLYALKNAVITPHIGSATTRAREGMARKAVENLLAVLEGREPPDPVV; via the coding sequence ATGAGAGTATTCGTCACGCGCGAGCTTCCGGGGAACCACCTGGACCGCCTGCGGGAAAAAGGGGTCCAGGTGGAGGTCTGGCCGGGGTGGACCCTGCCCCGGGAGGTCCTCCTGGAGCGGGTGGAGGGGGTGGTGGGCCTCATCCCCACCGTGGAGGACCGGATAGACGCCCAGGTGATGGACCGGGCCGGCCCCGGCCTGAGAGTCATCGCCAGCTACAGCGTGGGGGTGGACCACATTGACCTCGAGGCGGCCCGGGCCCGGGGCATCCGGGTGACCAACACCCCCGGGGTCCTGGCGGCGGCCACCGCCGACCTCACCCTGGCCCTCCTCCTGGCCGTGGCCCGCCGGGTGGTGGAGGGGGTGGAGTACGCGCGGGCGGGCCTCTGGACCGCCTGGCACCCAAAGCTGCTTTTGGGCCTGGAGCTGGAGGGGCTCACCCTGGGGATCGTGGGCATGGGGGAGATCGGCCGCCGGGTGGCCCAAAGGGCCGAGGGCTTCGGGATGCGGGTGGTGTACACGAGCCGGACCCCCAAGCCCCTCCCCTACCCTTTTTTGGACCTGGAAACCCTCCTCTTTACCGCGGACGTGGTGAGCCTCCACCTCCCCCTCACCCCCGAGACCCACCGCCTCCTGGACCGGAGGCGCCTCTTTTCCATGAAGGAGGGGGCGATCCTCCTCAACACCGCCCGGGGAGGCCTTTTGGACACGGAGGCCCTGGTGGAGGCCCTGCAGAGCCACCTCCTGGGGGCGGGCCTGGATGTGACCGACCCCGAGCCCCTGCCCAAGGACCACCCCCTCTACGCCCTGAAAAACGCGGTCATCACCCCCCACATCGGCTCGGCCACCACCCGGGCGCGGGAGGGGATGGCCCGGAAGGCGGTGGAGAACCTCCTCGCGGTTCTGGAGGGAAGGGAGCCCCCGGATCCGGTAGTATAG
- the hisA gene encoding 1-(5-phosphoribosyl)-5-[(5-phosphoribosylamino)methylideneamino]imidazole-4-carboxamide isomerase — MLVLPAVDILKGQAVRLYEGRPEEATVYFQDPVEAALFWQERGARMLHLVDLDRALGRGENLAALRRVAQSLRIPFQVGGGIRSLETLQEVLDLGAARAVVGTVALKDPPLLERMLDLARDRLALALDARGGEVVVAGWQEGSGRKVEEVLAGWKDLGVKTVIFTDVSRDGTLKGLDLEAVARVREAWPFTLIAGGGVASEEDLLALKALGVDGALVGKALYEGRIDLGRWR; from the coding sequence ATGCTAGTCCTTCCCGCGGTGGACATCCTAAAGGGCCAGGCGGTGCGGCTTTACGAGGGGCGGCCCGAGGAGGCCACGGTCTACTTCCAGGACCCGGTGGAGGCGGCCCTCTTCTGGCAGGAGCGGGGGGCCCGGATGCTCCACCTGGTGGACCTGGACCGGGCGCTGGGCCGGGGGGAGAACCTGGCCGCCCTGCGCCGGGTGGCCCAGAGCCTCCGCATCCCCTTCCAGGTGGGGGGTGGGATCCGCTCTTTGGAAACACTACAGGAGGTTTTGGACCTAGGGGCGGCCCGGGCGGTGGTGGGGACGGTGGCCCTCAAGGACCCTCCCCTTTTGGAGAGGATGCTGGACCTGGCCCGGGACCGGCTGGCCCTGGCCTTGGACGCCCGGGGGGGCGAGGTGGTGGTGGCGGGCTGGCAGGAGGGGAGCGGGCGGAAGGTGGAGGAGGTCCTGGCGGGGTGGAAGGACCTGGGGGTAAAGACGGTCATCTTCACCGACGTGAGCCGGGACGGGACCCTAAAGGGGCTGGACCTGGAGGCCGTGGCCCGGGTGCGGGAGGCCTGGCCCTTCACCCTCATCGCCGGGGGCGGGGTGGCCTCGGAGGAGGACCTTTTGGCCCTGAAGGCCTTGGGGGTGGACGGGGCCCTGGTGGGCAAGGCCCTTTACGAGGGCCGGATTGACCTTGGGAGGTGGCGGTGA
- a CDS encoding Mrp/NBP35 family ATP-binding protein has protein sequence MATEEQVYAALRTVMDPELGRDLVSLGMVKEVHLQGGRAELLIELTTPACPLKGQIEADIQRALLPLGLEEVRVRFGGGVRAPQQYPIPGVKHVVAVASGKGGVGKSTVAANLALALKEEGARVGLLDADIYGPSQAKMFGLEGQKLKVDQDKRILPLEAHGVKVLSIANIVPPGQAMVWRGPILHGTIRQFLEDVAWGELDYLIVDLPPGTGDVQLSLAQLTKLSGGIVVTTPQAVALIDAERAADMFKKVQVPLLGVLENMSYFLCPSCGARTFLFGEGGGRRLAEKLRVRFLGEVPLEVAVREGGDEGMPILVRDPESPAAQAFRQAARELAAELSLTLFLPMA, from the coding sequence ATGGCGACCGAGGAACAGGTGTACGCGGCCCTCCGGACGGTGATGGACCCCGAGCTGGGCCGGGATCTGGTCTCGCTGGGCATGGTCAAGGAGGTGCACCTCCAGGGGGGCCGGGCGGAGCTTTTGATCGAGCTCACCACCCCCGCCTGCCCCCTGAAGGGCCAGATTGAGGCGGACATCCAAAGGGCGCTCCTTCCCCTGGGCCTCGAGGAGGTCCGGGTGCGCTTCGGCGGGGGGGTAAGGGCCCCCCAGCAGTACCCCATCCCCGGGGTGAAGCACGTGGTGGCGGTGGCCTCGGGCAAGGGCGGGGTGGGGAAGAGCACCGTGGCCGCCAACCTGGCCTTGGCCCTGAAGGAGGAGGGGGCCCGGGTGGGCCTTCTGGACGCGGACATCTACGGGCCCAGCCAGGCCAAGATGTTCGGCCTCGAGGGGCAGAAGCTCAAGGTGGACCAGGATAAGCGCATCCTCCCCCTCGAGGCCCACGGCGTAAAGGTCCTCTCCATCGCCAACATCGTTCCCCCGGGCCAGGCCATGGTCTGGCGGGGACCCATCCTGCACGGGACGATCCGCCAGTTCCTGGAGGACGTGGCCTGGGGGGAGCTGGACTATCTGATCGTGGACCTGCCTCCGGGCACCGGGGACGTCCAGCTCTCCTTGGCCCAGCTCACCAAGCTCTCCGGGGGGATCGTGGTGACCACGCCCCAGGCGGTGGCCCTGATTGACGCGGAGCGGGCGGCGGACATGTTCAAGAAGGTCCAGGTTCCCCTTCTGGGCGTCCTGGAGAACATGAGCTACTTCCTCTGCCCCAGCTGCGGGGCCCGGACTTTCCTCTTCGGCGAGGGTGGGGGGCGGCGGCTTGCCGAGAAGCTTAGGGTCCGCTTCCTGGGGGAGGTGCCCCTGGAGGTGGCGGTCCGGGAGGGCGGGGACGAGGGGATGCCCATCCTGGTCCGCGACCCGGAAAGCCCCGCCGCCCAGGCCTTCCGCCAGGCGGCGCGAGAGCTCGCCGCCGAGCTCTCCCTCACCCTGTTCCTTCCCATGGCATGA
- a CDS encoding helix-turn-helix transcriptional regulator, whose translation MSPTRERILERLRAAPATSKELAQEMGLSRVAVHRHLSELMARGFVRAEVKRCPGKGRPYRVYRAQDPEAPYARLCLDVLDHLEALFGPEGVAQVLKRRNEELKRALAPGLSGLPLREKAERLARRLKEEGYEAEVVEEGGELFLVQHRCPKLALAGRYGVFCELELSLYRELLGLEVERQSRIAQGDEACRYRLM comes from the coding sequence ATGAGCCCGACCCGGGAGCGCATCCTAGAGCGGCTGAGGGCGGCCCCCGCCACCTCCAAGGAGCTGGCCCAGGAGATGGGCCTGAGCCGGGTGGCGGTCCACCGCCACCTCTCCGAGCTCATGGCCCGGGGGTTCGTCCGGGCCGAGGTGAAGCGCTGTCCGGGGAAGGGCCGGCCCTACCGGGTCTACCGGGCCCAGGACCCCGAGGCCCCCTACGCCCGGCTCTGCCTGGACGTTTTGGACCACCTCGAGGCCCTCTTCGGCCCCGAAGGGGTGGCGCAGGTCCTGAAAAGGCGGAACGAGGAGCTGAAAAGGGCGCTCGCCCCCGGGCTTTCCGGCCTACCCCTGCGGGAGAAGGCGGAGCGGCTCGCCCGCCGCCTCAAGGAGGAGGGGTACGAGGCAGAGGTGGTGGAGGAGGGGGGGGAGCTTTTTCTCGTCCAGCACCGATGTCCCAAGCTGGCCCTGGCGGGCCGGTACGGGGTCTTCTGCGAGCTGGAGCTCTCCTTGTACCGGGAGCTTCTGGGCCTTGAAGTGGAGCGCCAAAGCCGCATCGCCCAGGGGGACGAGGCCTGCCGCTACCGCCTGATGTAG
- a CDS encoding single-stranded-DNA-specific exonuclease RecJ yields the protein MRWGFSPLPPLGDWLEAMRAFRVGPEAALAYLERGFRSPEDLDPPLTLLPLRGLEEAAELVLEAIRKGKRIRIHGDYDADGLTGTAILLKGLRALGAEVHAFIPHRLEEGYGILWDRLPEHIAEADLFITVDCGVTNHAELKELVENGVEVLVTDHHTPRDTPPPGLIVHPAYSGLAEKPTGAGVAFLLLWKVHERLGLPPPLDYADLAAVGTIADVAPLTGWNRALVREGLGRISTSAHLGLRLLAQAVGYGGQAVEVAFRIAPRINAASRLGEAEAALALLLAQEEAEAQALVQRLNALNARRQAIEEEMLARLLPQAEAETGRALVLQDPEGHPGVMGLVASRLLERFYKPVFIVAQGKGSVRSVPGISAVGALDSAKDLLLRYGGHKEAAGFALDESRFGEFKRRIEAYVAAHPKPEREVRLTALLPSGARLKDLYAELMALEPFGAGNPEPLFLLEGEVEEVRPLGERHRAFRVAGVRVVEWRSGAAKEQEKEALPLGGRVRLAGVLARNEWQGSVRYEVHLQAHLEGPPEAPWADFLLGEDQDQKEAWAVPVPVEEALGLARSGVGVYLPEEARAWGERQGFRVLPLEEAEVWLGLPVFPSGSRPLFPSGSKPGPFRGRPSRVRVALGRRSRALLGGVPDGGTPKGPTEGASSPEAALQAYLARLLLYAYEQRAEGLFSEALARYLELSEALRGQQV from the coding sequence ATGAGGTGGGGCTTCTCTCCCCTCCCGCCCTTGGGGGACTGGCTCGAGGCCATGCGGGCCTTCCGGGTGGGGCCGGAGGCGGCCTTGGCCTATTTGGAGCGGGGCTTCCGGAGCCCGGAGGACCTGGACCCCCCCCTCACCCTCCTGCCCCTTAGGGGCCTCGAGGAGGCGGCGGAGCTTGTGCTGGAGGCCATCCGGAAGGGGAAGCGCATCCGCATCCACGGGGACTACGACGCGGACGGCCTCACGGGGACGGCTATCCTCCTGAAGGGCCTCCGGGCTTTGGGGGCGGAGGTCCACGCCTTCATCCCCCACCGCCTCGAGGAGGGGTACGGAATCCTTTGGGACCGGCTCCCCGAGCACATCGCCGAGGCCGACCTCTTCATCACCGTGGACTGCGGGGTCACCAACCACGCCGAGCTCAAGGAACTGGTGGAGAACGGGGTGGAGGTCCTGGTCACCGACCACCACACCCCCCGGGACACCCCGCCCCCCGGCCTCATCGTCCACCCCGCCTACTCGGGTCTGGCGGAGAAGCCCACCGGCGCGGGGGTGGCCTTCCTCCTCCTCTGGAAGGTCCACGAGCGCCTGGGGCTTCCCCCGCCCCTGGACTACGCCGACCTGGCGGCGGTGGGGACGATCGCGGACGTGGCCCCCCTCACGGGCTGGAACCGGGCCCTGGTGCGGGAGGGCCTGGGGCGGATTTCCACCTCGGCCCACCTGGGCCTGCGGCTTCTGGCCCAGGCGGTGGGCTACGGGGGGCAGGCGGTGGAGGTGGCCTTCCGCATCGCCCCCCGCATCAACGCCGCAAGCCGCCTGGGGGAGGCGGAGGCGGCCTTGGCCCTCCTCCTCGCCCAGGAGGAAGCGGAGGCCCAGGCCCTGGTCCAGAGGCTAAACGCCCTCAACGCCCGGCGCCAGGCCATAGAGGAGGAGATGCTGGCCCGGCTCCTCCCTCAGGCCGAGGCGGAGACCGGCCGGGCCCTGGTCCTCCAGGACCCCGAGGGCCACCCCGGGGTGATGGGCCTGGTGGCGAGCCGCCTTTTGGAGAGGTTTTACAAGCCCGTCTTCATCGTGGCCCAGGGGAAGGGGAGCGTGCGGAGCGTCCCCGGGATCAGCGCGGTGGGGGCCTTGGACAGCGCCAAGGACCTTCTTTTGCGCTACGGGGGGCACAAGGAGGCGGCGGGCTTCGCCCTGGACGAAAGCCGCTTCGGCGAGTTCAAGCGCCGGATAGAGGCCTACGTGGCCGCCCACCCAAAGCCGGAGCGGGAGGTGCGCCTCACGGCCCTGCTGCCCTCTGGGGCGCGGCTTAAGGACCTGTACGCGGAGCTTATGGCCCTCGAGCCCTTCGGGGCGGGCAACCCCGAGCCCCTCTTCCTCCTGGAGGGGGAGGTGGAGGAGGTCCGGCCCCTGGGGGAGCGGCACCGGGCCTTCCGGGTGGCTGGGGTGCGGGTGGTGGAGTGGCGCTCAGGGGCTGCTAAGGAGCAGGAAAAGGAGGCCCTCCCCCTGGGCGGCCGGGTCCGGCTGGCGGGGGTCCTGGCCCGGAACGAGTGGCAGGGGAGCGTGCGCTACGAGGTCCACCTCCAGGCCCACCTCGAGGGCCCCCCCGAGGCCCCTTGGGCGGATTTCCTGCTGGGGGAAGACCAGGACCAAAAAGAGGCCTGGGCGGTCCCCGTGCCCGTGGAGGAGGCCTTGGGCCTGGCCCGAAGCGGGGTCGGGGTCTACCTCCCTGAGGAGGCCCGGGCCTGGGGGGAGAGGCAGGGGTTCCGGGTCCTGCCCCTCGAGGAGGCGGAGGTCTGGCTGGGCCTGCCTGTGTTCCCTTCGGGAAGCAGACCCCTGTTCCCTTCGGGAAGCAAGCCCGGCCCCTTCCGGGGCCGGCCCTCCCGGGTCCGGGTGGCCCTGGGACGGAGGAGCCGGGCCCTGCTGGGTGGCGTCCCCGATGGGGGAACACCGAAAGGCCCCACCGAAGGGGCCTCGAGCCCGGAAGCGGCCCTCCAAGCCTACCTGGCCCGCCTCCTCCTCTACGCCTACGAGCAAAGGGCGGAGGGGCTTTTCTCAGAGGCCCTGGCCCGGTACCTGGAGCTTTCCGAAGCCCTGAGGGGCCAGCAGGTCTAG
- a CDS encoding sulfite exporter TauE/SafE family protein: MSFLIGLVAGVFGGLVGLGGGVVMIPLMVGVLKLRQHEAHGTSLVAVAFTGLMGAFTYALEGSVDVGASLLLAATAILTSRYGAAYAHRLSEKALKRAFGWFLILVSGLLLLKPYLPALGLLATGAGRVLTLLLTGGFTGFLSGMMGVGGGTIMVPAMVLLLGMGQHTAQGSSLLAMVPAGAVGAYTHYRLGNVNRPLLPGLIPGVLLGTYLGGRLAHFLPEGALRVVFALVLVWTGLRYIRR; the protein is encoded by the coding sequence ATGAGCTTTCTCATCGGCCTGGTGGCGGGGGTCTTCGGCGGACTGGTGGGCCTGGGGGGCGGGGTGGTGATGATCCCCCTGATGGTGGGGGTTCTGAAGCTCCGGCAGCACGAGGCCCACGGCACCAGCCTGGTGGCGGTGGCCTTCACCGGGCTCATGGGGGCCTTCACCTACGCCCTCGAGGGCTCGGTGGACGTGGGGGCGAGCCTCCTTCTGGCGGCCACCGCCATCCTCACGAGCCGGTACGGGGCGGCCTACGCCCACCGCCTCTCGGAGAAGGCCTTGAAGCGGGCCTTCGGTTGGTTTCTCATCCTGGTTTCTGGCCTCCTCCTCCTCAAGCCCTACCTCCCCGCCCTGGGCCTTTTGGCCACCGGGGCGGGCCGGGTCCTGACCCTGCTCCTCACCGGGGGCTTTACCGGCTTCCTCTCCGGGATGATGGGGGTAGGGGGCGGGACGATCATGGTCCCGGCCATGGTCCTCCTCCTGGGCATGGGCCAGCACACCGCCCAGGGGAGCTCCCTCCTGGCCATGGTCCCCGCGGGCGCGGTGGGGGCCTACACCCACTACCGCCTGGGCAACGTCAACCGGCCCCTCCTCCCCGGCCTCATCCCCGGGGTCCTTTTGGGGACCTATTTAGGGGGGAGGCTCGCCCACTTCCTGCCCGAGGGCGCCCTGAGGGTGGTCTTCGCCCTGGTCCTGGTCTGGACCGGCCTCCGCTACATCAGGCGGTAG